In Bythopirellula goksoeyrii, a single window of DNA contains:
- a CDS encoding ammonium transporter: MLSLSATALLNQPAWAQEDVAVTDEAVVVEESGDLGVGYALDNAMLFLAAVLVFFMQAGFAMVEAGFNSSKNAVNILFKNSMDICVGVLLFYAIGFGLMYPGNYGVDVEAHKYFAFGGFGLDGYEAAADRTFSPEVDWFFQAVFAATAATIVSGAVAGRMKVGAYLIYSAVLTAFVYPVSGFWKWGGGWLGQMGFADFAGSAVVHAVGGFAGLAGAIILGPRIGRFVNGKSIPMPGHSMPIAALGVFILWFGWYGFNPGSQLAFHSTGDIDATMHIAMTTTLAAGAGGIVATLLSWFMFGKPDLSMGLNGILGGLVGITACCDCMSNNMAIVVGTVSAGLVIAGILLLDKLQIDDPVGAFPVHGLCGLWGCMAIGILPNTLTAGPEPSTSFMTQAIGTFSIAGWAFATMFVLFSILKAAGILRVSEAEEQQGLDVSEHGMQAYTGTPSYS; this comes from the coding sequence ATGCTGTCGCTCAGCGCGACGGCCCTTCTTAATCAGCCGGCTTGGGCTCAGGAAGACGTAGCTGTGACCGACGAAGCGGTTGTAGTGGAAGAGTCTGGTGATTTGGGCGTTGGCTATGCTCTCGACAATGCGATGCTGTTCCTCGCCGCGGTGTTGGTTTTCTTCATGCAAGCGGGTTTTGCCATGGTGGAAGCCGGCTTCAACTCCTCGAAGAATGCCGTCAATATCCTGTTTAAAAACTCGATGGATATTTGCGTCGGAGTGCTCTTATTCTACGCGATTGGTTTCGGCTTGATGTATCCAGGCAACTACGGAGTCGACGTCGAAGCTCACAAGTATTTTGCCTTTGGCGGTTTTGGGCTCGACGGCTACGAAGCTGCTGCCGATCGTACTTTCAGCCCTGAAGTTGACTGGTTTTTCCAAGCGGTATTCGCAGCTACCGCAGCGACAATCGTTTCTGGGGCCGTTGCGGGACGTATGAAAGTTGGAGCTTACTTGATTTATAGTGCTGTGCTCACGGCATTTGTCTATCCAGTGAGTGGTTTCTGGAAATGGGGCGGCGGTTGGCTGGGCCAAATGGGCTTTGCCGACTTCGCAGGATCAGCAGTTGTACACGCCGTGGGTGGTTTTGCCGGTCTGGCAGGAGCCATCATCCTTGGCCCTAGAATTGGTCGCTTTGTAAATGGCAAGTCAATTCCTATGCCTGGTCACAGCATGCCAATTGCTGCTTTGGGTGTCTTTATCCTGTGGTTCGGCTGGTATGGGTTTAATCCTGGTAGCCAGTTGGCCTTCCATTCCACTGGTGACATCGATGCCACGATGCACATTGCGATGACCACAACGCTTGCAGCCGGTGCTGGCGGAATTGTAGCCACTCTGCTGAGTTGGTTCATGTTTGGAAAGCCTGATCTTTCCATGGGCCTCAATGGCATCCTTGGTGGTTTGGTGGGAATTACGGCATGCTGCGATTGCATGTCAAACAATATGGCCATCGTTGTCGGTACGGTTTCCGCCGGTCTTGTGATTGCCGGAATACTTCTGCTCGATAAGCTGCAGATCGACGACCCGGTGGGTGCTTTCCCAGTCCATGGACTGTGTGGCCTCTGGGGTTGTATGGCCATTGGCATCTTACCTAACACTCTCACCGCTGGCCCTGAGCCATCGACGTCGTTCATGACCCAAGCGATCGGTACATTTTCGATTGCGGGGTGGGCCTTTGCAACGATGTTTGTTCTGTTCTCGATCCTCAAAGCAGCCGGAATCCTCCGAGTCTCTGAGGCGGAGGAGCAGCAAGGTCTCGATGTGAGTGAGCATGGAATGCAGGCCTACACCGGTACGCCTAGCTACTCATGA
- the ribH gene encoding 6,7-dimethyl-8-ribityllumazine synthase yields the protein MEKPPLDGSERFAIVVAEWNRSITAKLLEGALSTLSAAGVADAQIDVAWVPGAWEIPLVAQRFAQCQKYASVISLGAVIRGETSHDQHINRAVSLSLQQIALACDLPMIFGLLTCETMEQAIHRSGGNVGNKGAECAEAALRMVALLKNSPPK from the coding sequence ATGGAAAAACCTCCATTAGACGGTTCAGAGCGTTTTGCAATTGTCGTGGCTGAGTGGAATCGCTCGATCACGGCAAAACTGCTCGAAGGTGCGCTGAGTACCCTCTCAGCCGCAGGGGTGGCTGATGCCCAGATCGATGTTGCGTGGGTACCCGGGGCTTGGGAGATCCCGCTGGTCGCACAGCGGTTCGCCCAATGCCAGAAATACGCGTCGGTGATTAGCCTGGGTGCGGTCATTCGAGGCGAGACGTCGCACGATCAGCACATCAATCGTGCGGTGAGTCTTTCCCTGCAGCAGATTGCCTTGGCGTGTGATCTGCCGATGATTTTTGGGCTTCTGACCTGCGAAACGATGGAGCAGGCAATCCATCGTTCTGGGGGCAACGTGGGCAATAAAGGAGCCGAGTGTGCCGAGGCTGCCTTGCGGATGGTCGCATTGCTCAAGAACTCCCCACCGAAGTAG
- the ftsY gene encoding signal recognition particle-docking protein FtsY has protein sequence MGIFDKFRSGLKKTANLLKTDVRDLFKSEGRLIDDQFLDEMRAILFKTDMGYDSIEKIVDEVATKMRGRVVTLEEVVATWKAKLTELMAQENSPIKFAESGPTVIMVCGVNGAGKTTSIAKLAHLLKSQGKTIVLGAGDTFRAAAVEQLTIWSKRLGVNLVTGEQGAHPASVAYRAVEECISTGADVCIVDTAGRLQTQKNLMAELTKIQQSIRKLIPEAPHEVLLVLDATTGQNGISQASNFTEAVDCTGIILAKLDGTAKGGVVVAIKQQVGLPVKYVGVGEQPEDWALFNPVDFVDALFAEIGATSTASA, from the coding sequence ATGGGAATTTTCGACAAGTTTCGTAGTGGTCTGAAAAAGACCGCCAATCTTCTGAAAACTGACGTTCGTGATCTTTTTAAGAGTGAAGGACGACTGATTGACGATCAGTTCCTTGATGAGATGCGGGCCATACTATTCAAAACCGACATGGGCTACGATTCCATCGAAAAGATCGTAGACGAAGTCGCCACGAAGATGCGTGGTCGAGTTGTGACACTTGAAGAAGTCGTTGCGACTTGGAAGGCGAAGCTTACCGAACTCATGGCTCAAGAAAATTCTCCGATTAAGTTTGCTGAATCGGGTCCAACGGTCATCATGGTCTGCGGTGTAAACGGGGCCGGCAAAACGACTTCGATTGCAAAACTAGCACATTTACTAAAATCGCAAGGCAAAACAATTGTACTCGGGGCAGGGGACACGTTTCGTGCCGCTGCAGTCGAACAATTAACAATTTGGTCTAAACGGCTTGGTGTAAACCTGGTCACTGGAGAGCAAGGTGCCCATCCCGCATCAGTCGCTTATCGGGCGGTCGAAGAATGTATCTCAACCGGGGCTGATGTTTGTATCGTCGATACAGCTGGCCGACTACAGACTCAAAAAAACCTGATGGCTGAGCTTACCAAGATCCAGCAATCGATCCGCAAGCTGATCCCCGAGGCACCACATGAAGTGCTTCTGGTGCTCGATGCCACGACAGGTCAGAACGGAATCAGCCAAGCGAGCAACTTCACAGAGGCCGTGGATTGCACAGGTATAATCCTAGCGAAACTCGATGGTACTGCCAAAGGTGGTGTCGTTGTCGCTATCAAGCAGCAAGTGGGGCTCCCTGTCAAATATGTCGGTGTAGGTGAACAACCCGAGGACTGGGCACTCTTCAATCCTGTTGATTTTGTCGACGCTCTGTTTGCCGAAATCGGTGCCACAAGTACGGCTTCAGCGTAG
- the rho gene encoding transcription termination factor Rho, translated as MSESSNYGTRSGRSSSYNRRRRPYDNSSDSHIDGDALAQLEREEPLSIAEELDKAAERVRRVGKSIERTDTPDPNMHIAALQKMQMPELIEVAEAEGVEEAAGLKKQDLIFRILKQRVKLDGMMSGEGTLEILPDGFGFLRSPDYHYLSCPDDIYVSPSQIRRFGLHTGATVAGTIRPPKENERYFALLRIESVNGADPNLLSRKVYFDNLTPEHPDSRIVMESTPDEIAMRVVDMIVPIGFGQRGLIVSPPRAGKTILMQKMAKSVLVNYPDAYVVMLLIDERPEEVTDMEREVKGPNCEVISSTFDEPAARHIQVAEMVIEKAKRMVEYGRDVVVFLDSITRLARAWNSECPSSGKILSGGIDANAMQRPKRFFGSARKVQEGGSLTIIATALVDTGSRMDEVIFEEFKGTGNQEIVLDRQLVDKRIWPAIDINRSGTRREEMLMDPEEHRRVCMLRRVLNEMSPTDAMDLLTTRLRKTKSNAEFLMSIKE; from the coding sequence ATGTCTGAATCATCCAACTACGGCACAAGGTCTGGACGAAGTTCGTCCTACAATCGCCGACGCCGACCCTACGACAACAGTAGTGACAGCCACATCGATGGCGACGCTTTGGCGCAACTAGAGCGAGAAGAGCCACTCTCGATCGCTGAAGAACTGGACAAGGCAGCCGAGCGTGTTCGCCGTGTCGGCAAATCCATCGAGCGAACCGACACGCCCGACCCCAATATGCACATCGCTGCCTTGCAAAAGATGCAGATGCCGGAGTTGATTGAGGTTGCCGAGGCCGAAGGGGTTGAAGAAGCAGCCGGTCTGAAAAAGCAAGACCTGATTTTCCGCATCCTCAAACAGCGGGTAAAACTCGACGGGATGATGTCCGGAGAAGGAACGCTAGAAATCCTTCCTGATGGATTCGGTTTCTTACGTAGCCCTGACTACCACTATCTCTCCTGCCCAGACGACATCTATGTATCGCCGAGTCAGATTCGCCGGTTTGGTTTGCATACGGGTGCAACCGTGGCGGGGACTATTCGTCCTCCCAAGGAGAACGAACGATATTTTGCTTTATTGAGAATTGAGTCCGTCAACGGTGCCGATCCTAATCTGCTCTCTCGCAAGGTGTATTTTGACAATCTGACCCCCGAGCATCCCGACTCACGGATCGTTATGGAGTCGACTCCCGACGAAATCGCGATGCGGGTGGTCGATATGATCGTGCCAATCGGCTTCGGCCAACGCGGATTGATCGTCAGCCCCCCACGGGCTGGTAAAACTATACTCATGCAGAAAATGGCCAAGAGTGTATTGGTCAATTATCCCGACGCCTATGTTGTGATGCTGCTCATCGATGAGCGGCCTGAAGAAGTTACTGACATGGAACGTGAGGTGAAGGGCCCCAACTGCGAAGTGATTAGCTCCACGTTTGACGAACCGGCGGCTCGGCACATTCAGGTGGCCGAGATGGTCATCGAAAAGGCCAAGCGAATGGTGGAATACGGCCGCGACGTGGTTGTCTTCCTCGATTCGATCACCCGCTTGGCACGGGCTTGGAACTCGGAGTGTCCAAGTTCCGGCAAGATTCTTTCAGGAGGTATCGACGCCAACGCGATGCAGCGTCCAAAACGGTTCTTTGGCTCGGCCCGTAAAGTGCAAGAGGGTGGGTCGCTGACGATCATTGCCACGGCACTTGTTGATACTGGCAGTCGCATGGACGAAGTCATCTTTGAGGAGTTCAAAGGGACTGGCAACCAGGAAATCGTGCTCGATCGCCAATTGGTCGACAAACGGATCTGGCCCGCCATCGACATCAATCGCAGCGGTACCCGTCGCGAAGAAATGCTCATGGATCCCGAAGAACATCGTCGCGTGTGCATGTTGCGGCGCGTGCTGAACGAAATGAGCCCCACCGATGCCATGGACCTGCTGACGACACGCCTTCGCAAAACCAAGTCGAATGCCGAGTTCTTGATGAGTATCAAGGAGTAG
- the nusB gene encoding transcription antitermination factor NusB: protein MANRSRAREVALQALFQEDLNPRESRDQVMPLLENRLKEPELREFAISLVLGVLRNREELDALIAAKADNWSVSRMAATDRNVIRLGAFEIRYTDTPPRVAIDEAVELAKRFGSANSSQFVNGILDKLIERKESESDELPKHE from the coding sequence ATGGCAAATCGTAGTCGAGCTCGCGAAGTTGCGCTGCAAGCGCTGTTTCAGGAAGATCTCAATCCGAGAGAATCTCGCGATCAGGTTATGCCTCTGCTGGAAAACCGTTTGAAGGAACCGGAGCTACGCGAATTTGCTATCTCGCTCGTACTCGGGGTTTTGCGAAATCGAGAAGAACTGGATGCGTTGATTGCCGCTAAAGCAGACAATTGGAGTGTCTCGCGGATGGCCGCGACGGATCGCAATGTGATTCGCTTGGGTGCCTTTGAAATTCGCTACACGGACACTCCGCCTAGGGTAGCCATCGACGAAGCGGTCGAACTGGCGAAACGCTTTGGGTCTGCTAACTCTTCTCAGTTTGTGAACGGAATTCTTGACAAGTTGATCGAAAGGAAAGAGAGCGAAAGTGACGAATTACCCAAGCACGAATGA
- the coaE gene encoding dephospho-CoA kinase (Dephospho-CoA kinase (CoaE) performs the final step in coenzyme A biosynthesis.) — MHVIGLIGGIASGKSAVAKELASLGAVVLDADATAHEVLDRPRVQKALVNRWGKEILDADSRIDRSAVADRVFSKTNEGREDLDFLEDQLHPVIREEFEAEISRLAQTSTPAVVIDAPLLLEAGWRELCNVLLFVDSPLAERRSRAENLRNWSAQEFAAREAAQLPIEEKRRHATHVIANDGSLESLITRVHQFWQTVS, encoded by the coding sequence ATGCATGTAATCGGCCTAATCGGTGGGATCGCCAGCGGCAAGTCGGCTGTTGCCAAGGAGTTGGCTTCACTCGGAGCCGTCGTACTTGATGCTGACGCTACAGCCCACGAGGTCCTCGATCGACCAAGAGTCCAAAAGGCCCTTGTGAACCGCTGGGGGAAAGAAATCCTCGATGCAGACAGCAGGATTGACCGCTCCGCAGTGGCAGATCGAGTCTTCTCAAAGACAAACGAGGGCCGCGAGGACCTTGACTTCCTCGAGGATCAACTTCATCCAGTAATCCGTGAAGAGTTCGAGGCTGAAATTTCTCGATTGGCGCAAACCTCGACGCCAGCAGTAGTTATAGACGCTCCTTTGTTGCTCGAAGCGGGTTGGAGGGAGCTTTGCAATGTGCTGCTGTTTGTTGATAGTCCGCTTGCGGAGAGGCGGTCCAGAGCCGAAAACCTGCGTAATTGGAGTGCGCAAGAATTTGCGGCGAGGGAAGCCGCACAATTGCCGATAGAAGAAAAGCGGCGCCACGCCACCCATGTGATCGCCAATGACGGCTCACTGGAGAGTCTTATTACACGAGTACACCAGTTCTGGCAGACCGTGTCGTAG
- a CDS encoding P-II family nitrogen regulator, which yields MKLIIAIVQPSKLEDVKAALSKVEVVRLTIMDVQGFGRQKGQTEVYRGREITVNLLRKVQLQIAVNDNFVEPTIDAIIEGGRTGESGQIGDGKIFVLPLEDCIRIRTGERGPEAI from the coding sequence ATGAAGCTTATCATTGCCATTGTCCAGCCAAGCAAGCTGGAAGACGTCAAAGCGGCCCTTTCCAAAGTGGAGGTGGTCCGACTCACGATTATGGACGTCCAAGGGTTTGGACGGCAAAAAGGCCAGACCGAGGTTTATCGCGGTCGCGAGATTACGGTCAACCTGTTGCGTAAAGTGCAACTGCAAATCGCCGTGAATGACAACTTTGTCGAACCCACCATAGACGCCATCATTGAAGGGGGACGCACCGGAGAAAGCGGTCAGATTGGCGACGGCAAGATCTTTGTTCTGCCCCTGGAAGATTGTATTCGTATTCGCACCGGAGAACGTGGTCCGGAAGCGATCTAG